One window of the Amycolatopsis mediterranei genome contains the following:
- a CDS encoding beta-ketoacyl synthase N-terminal-like domain-containing protein, translating into MEEIRAEFLRPLLTSLSAHPAERPAFSDGRRTLTYGELARASADFAAGLGVSRGERVLVHVGNRVEFVVALLAVLRAAAVGVPVSARSTEAELAHLIDDSGAALLITEARHAGLADRLRQGRPGLRVLFVEEPPPAAGPPRDDLGLDEPAWLLYTSGTTGRPKGVLLSQRAAVWSTAAAYVPVFGIEAGDTVVWPLPLHHAYALSLAFTTTIALGAHTRLADGCSPELLAQYPGCVLAGVPATYLRLRQEADGPVVAPRLCLTGGAPCTPAARAAVRELFGLPLVDGYGSTETGGKVAVERPGEPGLIPVPGMEVRIDAGEVLVRGPGLMLGYHGQPESPLHDGWYRTGDAGRLEGGRLVLDGRVDDVIVSGGQNVHPTEIEAVLEESPSVREVLVTGRPDDVVGQVPVAFVVAGPDGFDAEELRRLCLSRLSLHKVPVAYLEVDSIPRTASGKPRRNALVQPDLAAVVRAELTALCGHDGGAGWRDRPFTDLGLSSLAGVQFRHRITALTGVPVPHSLIYDFPTPGAVIAELARLGSASPEEPPRASPLPSAEPIAVVAMACRFPGGVRSPEDLWRLVADRVDATGEFPADRGWDVAGLYDPDPDRLGHSVTRRGGFLDGFADFDAGMFGISPREALATDPQQRLLLETSWEAFERAGIDVATLRGSNTGVFVGVMNEDYASRFTTSHEFEAWLGIGSSHAVASGRISYTFGLTGPTLTVDTACSSSLVALHLAVKALRDGECSLAVAGGSTVMATPRTFVAFSRQRGLSPDGRCRSYAAGADGTAWSEGAGVILLERLSDARRHGHPVLAVLRGTAVNADGASNGLTAPSGRAQQALIAAALMDAGLTAGDVDAVEGHGTGTPLGDPIEADALMAAYGRGPRREPLWLGSVKSNIGHTQAAAGIAGVIKVVTALQHEQLPASLHADEPSPHVDWAAGQVQLLAEARPWPHTDRVRRAGVSAFGIGGTNAHVIVEEAPSPEPPARRPFPAAPWLLSAADGEALRVVAAGLAEAPDTVDVSDAAYTLARRTPLAHRVLVPAANREALRAVADGRVPGRTVRSGTRLAVLFGGQGAQRPGMGRELAERFPVFADAFDEACEALGGGVREVAFTGAEALDRTDHAQAALFAFGVAQYRLFESWGVRPDVLLGHSIGEITAAHVAGVLSLADAATLVAARGRLMAALPGGGVMIAVEATEAEVAPLLGDELVGDAVAVAAVNGPRSLVLSGERAATTALADRFGGGTLLRVSHAFHSPLLDPMLDEFHEVAAGLKHHRPALPIVSCVTGELLDEIQPGHWRRHARSTVRFADALATAAAPGPAVGLELGPAPVLGRLTTGVLPTSPATMSGSGVLAAAGAVHTAGVRVGWPAVFAGSGARITALPTYPFKRTRYWLDQPAPEQPGGDHAVLGPALEAPDSPRVVHGGSLGVRRHRWLADHVVGGSVLVPGTLFAELVLHAGGGGVEEFAIEAPLRLDTEDVHVQVVVDEPRIDVYARGRDEKQWRKHAGGKLRPRGPLPPGWSGEWPPAGAVEADVADAYRVHAYGPAFQAVQRLWLSGEEFFAEVELPPDVGGRFELHPVLLDAAVHATALAEGPAAEQRVPFLFSGVAVYAPGARRARVHGVRLGAGEVRVTLYDEAGNPVAGIETLTTRPMAAPDTMLYRPQWIPLTPVAASEPVRTVEIAPGDVRAAAGQALAVLHDWQGSSERLLLVTRNATSPDPDPAAAAAWGLGCAAAAEHPGRISMVDLEPGFPVTRVADLAGGSAEPQIAIRDGVPHVLRITRVAPAPARPIDPDGTVLITGGTGALGALLARHLVTAHGVRHLLLVSRSGPAAPGADELLASLRELGADARIVAADVADRATLVGLVGSCDPPLTAVVHSAAVVDDGVLAAQTPDRLDFVLRPKADAALVLDEVTRHLPLTAFILFSSIAGVFGKAGQVNYAAANRVLDAVAYRRRAAGLPALSLAWGLWELGTGLGDRISATARRRIHASGVEGLTAEQGLALFDAALGSAEPVLVPVRFDPAVSMAPLTGGSTARSAPARQSWPENPAEPELRELLRAEVAAVLGHPDPAVIADDRPFPELGFDSLTVIELRTRLTGLSGVDLPATVVFDRPTVAELARYFLERRGFTR; encoded by the coding sequence GTGGAAGAAATCCGGGCCGAGTTCCTCAGGCCGCTGCTGACGTCGTTGTCCGCGCACCCCGCCGAACGCCCGGCTTTCTCCGACGGACGGCGGACGCTGACCTACGGTGAGCTGGCCCGCGCCAGTGCGGACTTCGCCGCGGGTCTCGGCGTGTCCCGGGGCGAGCGCGTGCTGGTCCACGTCGGCAACCGGGTCGAGTTCGTCGTGGCCCTGCTGGCGGTGCTGCGGGCCGCGGCCGTCGGGGTGCCGGTGAGCGCGCGGTCGACCGAGGCCGAGCTCGCCCACCTCATCGACGACTCCGGAGCGGCGCTCCTGATCACCGAGGCGCGGCACGCCGGGCTGGCGGACCGGCTGCGGCAGGGCCGGCCGGGCCTGCGGGTTCTCTTCGTCGAGGAGCCGCCGCCGGCGGCAGGACCGCCGCGGGACGACCTCGGGCTGGACGAGCCCGCGTGGCTGCTCTACACCTCCGGCACCACCGGACGGCCGAAAGGCGTTCTCCTTTCGCAGCGCGCGGCGGTCTGGTCGACCGCCGCCGCTTACGTCCCCGTGTTCGGGATCGAGGCCGGGGACACCGTGGTGTGGCCGCTGCCGCTCCACCACGCCTACGCCCTGTCGCTCGCCTTCACCACCACGATCGCGCTCGGCGCGCACACCCGGCTCGCCGACGGCTGCTCGCCGGAGCTGCTCGCCCAGTACCCGGGGTGCGTGCTCGCCGGGGTCCCGGCCACCTACCTGCGGCTGCGCCAGGAGGCCGACGGCCCGGTCGTCGCGCCGAGGCTGTGCCTGACCGGCGGTGCGCCGTGCACGCCGGCGGCCCGCGCCGCGGTCCGGGAGCTGTTCGGCCTGCCCCTCGTCGACGGCTACGGGAGCACCGAGACGGGCGGAAAGGTCGCGGTGGAGCGTCCCGGTGAACCGGGACTGATCCCGGTGCCCGGCATGGAGGTCCGGATCGACGCGGGGGAAGTGCTCGTCCGCGGCCCGGGACTGATGCTGGGCTACCACGGGCAGCCGGAGTCGCCGTTGCACGACGGCTGGTACCGCACCGGTGACGCCGGCCGGCTCGAAGGCGGCCGGCTGGTGCTCGACGGCCGGGTCGACGACGTGATCGTCTCGGGCGGCCAGAACGTCCACCCCACCGAGATCGAGGCCGTGCTGGAGGAGTCCCCTTCGGTGCGGGAGGTCCTCGTGACCGGCCGCCCCGACGACGTCGTCGGGCAGGTGCCGGTGGCGTTCGTGGTCGCCGGGCCGGACGGCTTCGACGCCGAGGAATTGCGCCGCCTCTGCCTCAGCCGGCTTTCCCTGCACAAGGTGCCGGTGGCCTACCTCGAAGTCGACTCGATCCCGCGGACGGCGTCGGGCAAACCGCGGCGGAACGCCTTGGTGCAGCCGGATCTCGCGGCGGTGGTGCGAGCCGAGCTGACGGCCCTCTGCGGGCACGACGGCGGCGCCGGGTGGCGGGACCGGCCCTTCACCGACCTCGGGCTGTCCTCCCTGGCCGGCGTGCAGTTCCGGCACCGGATCACCGCGCTGACCGGCGTGCCCGTCCCGCACTCGCTGATCTACGACTTCCCCACGCCGGGCGCGGTGATCGCCGAGCTGGCGCGCCTGGGCTCGGCGAGCCCGGAAGAGCCGCCGCGCGCGAGCCCGCTGCCGTCCGCGGAACCGATCGCCGTCGTGGCGATGGCGTGCCGGTTCCCCGGCGGGGTGCGCTCGCCGGAGGACCTGTGGCGGCTCGTGGCGGACCGGGTGGACGCGACCGGGGAGTTCCCCGCCGACCGCGGCTGGGACGTGGCGGGGTTGTACGACCCGGACCCGGACCGGCTGGGCCACTCGGTGACCCGCCGCGGCGGCTTCCTCGACGGGTTCGCGGACTTCGACGCCGGGATGTTCGGCATCTCGCCGCGGGAGGCGCTGGCCACCGACCCGCAGCAGCGGTTGCTGCTGGAGACGTCCTGGGAGGCGTTCGAGCGGGCCGGCATCGACGTCGCGACGCTGCGCGGCAGCAACACGGGTGTGTTCGTCGGCGTCATGAACGAGGACTACGCAAGCCGGTTCACCACTTCCCACGAGTTCGAGGCGTGGCTGGGCATCGGCTCCTCGCACGCGGTGGCCTCGGGCCGGATCTCCTACACCTTCGGGCTCACCGGGCCCACCCTCACCGTCGACACGGCCTGCTCGTCGTCGCTGGTCGCGCTGCACCTGGCCGTGAAGGCGCTGCGGGACGGGGAGTGCTCGCTCGCGGTTGCCGGCGGGTCCACGGTGATGGCCACCCCGCGCACCTTCGTCGCCTTCAGCCGGCAGCGCGGTCTCTCCCCGGACGGCCGCTGCCGGTCCTACGCGGCCGGAGCCGATGGTACGGCGTGGTCGGAGGGCGCCGGGGTGATCCTGCTGGAACGGCTGTCCGACGCCCGCCGGCACGGGCACCCGGTGCTGGCCGTGCTGCGCGGCACCGCGGTGAACGCCGACGGCGCGTCGAACGGCCTGACCGCCCCCAGCGGACGCGCCCAGCAGGCGCTGATCGCGGCGGCCCTCATGGACGCGGGGCTGACCGCGGGAGACGTCGACGCCGTCGAAGGGCACGGGACCGGAACGCCGCTGGGCGACCCGATCGAGGCGGACGCGCTGATGGCCGCGTACGGGCGTGGTCCGCGCCGGGAGCCGCTCTGGCTGGGCTCGGTGAAGTCGAACATCGGCCACACCCAGGCCGCGGCCGGGATCGCGGGCGTGATCAAGGTGGTGACGGCGTTGCAGCACGAGCAACTGCCGGCGTCGCTGCACGCGGACGAGCCGAGCCCGCACGTCGACTGGGCGGCCGGCCAGGTGCAGCTGCTGGCCGAGGCCCGGCCGTGGCCGCACACGGACCGCGTCCGCCGGGCGGGGGTGTCGGCCTTCGGGATCGGCGGTACCAACGCGCACGTGATCGTCGAGGAGGCACCATCGCCGGAGCCGCCGGCCCGGCGGCCGTTCCCCGCAGCGCCCTGGCTGCTCAGCGCCGCGGACGGCGAAGCGCTCCGGGTCGTCGCGGCCGGGCTGGCCGAGGCGCCCGACACCGTCGACGTATCCGACGCTGCCTACACCCTCGCCCGGCGGACGCCGCTCGCGCACCGCGTGCTGGTGCCCGCGGCGAACCGGGAGGCCCTGCGAGCCGTCGCCGACGGGCGGGTGCCCGGCCGGACCGTCCGAAGTGGAACCCGGCTGGCCGTGCTGTTCGGCGGGCAGGGCGCGCAGCGGCCCGGGATGGGCCGGGAGCTGGCCGAGCGGTTCCCGGTGTTCGCCGACGCCTTCGACGAGGCGTGCGAAGCCCTGGGCGGCGGCGTGCGCGAAGTCGCCTTTACCGGTGCGGAAGCGCTGGACCGCACCGACCACGCGCAAGCCGCGCTGTTCGCCTTCGGCGTCGCGCAGTACCGGTTGTTCGAGTCGTGGGGCGTGCGCCCCGACGTCCTGTTAGGACATTCGATCGGGGAGATCACCGCCGCGCACGTCGCCGGAGTGCTGTCGCTGGCGGACGCGGCGACGCTCGTGGCGGCGCGCGGCCGGCTCATGGCCGCGTTGCCCGGCGGCGGCGTGATGATCGCCGTCGAGGCCACCGAGGCGGAGGTGGCTCCGCTCTTGGGTGATGAGCTCGTGGGGGACGCGGTCGCCGTCGCCGCGGTCAACGGGCCGCGCTCGCTGGTTCTGTCCGGTGAGCGGGCCGCGACGACGGCGCTCGCCGATCGCTTCGGCGGCGGGACGCTCCTGCGCGTCAGCCACGCCTTCCATTCGCCGCTGCTGGACCCGATGCTCGACGAGTTCCACGAGGTCGCCGCCGGGCTGAAGCACCACCGTCCTGCCCTCCCGATCGTGTCGTGCGTGACCGGAGAGCTGCTCGACGAGATCCAGCCGGGCCACTGGCGGCGGCACGCCCGCTCGACCGTGCGGTTCGCCGACGCACTCGCCACGGCCGCGGCGCCCGGCCCGGCCGTCGGCCTCGAGCTCGGCCCGGCGCCGGTGCTCGGGCGCCTGACCACCGGCGTCCTGCCGACCTCTCCGGCCACGATGTCGGGCTCCGGCGTGCTGGCCGCGGCGGGCGCGGTGCACACGGCCGGCGTCCGGGTCGGCTGGCCCGCGGTGTTCGCCGGCTCGGGCGCGCGGATCACGGCGTTGCCCACGTATCCCTTCAAGCGCACCCGCTACTGGCTGGACCAGCCGGCCCCGGAGCAGCCCGGCGGCGACCACGCCGTGCTCGGTCCGGCGCTGGAGGCGCCCGACTCGCCGCGGGTCGTGCACGGCGGCTCGCTCGGCGTCCGCCGCCACCGGTGGCTCGCCGACCACGTCGTCGGCGGGTCCGTGCTGGTGCCCGGGACGCTGTTCGCCGAGCTGGTCCTGCACGCCGGCGGAGGCGGTGTCGAGGAGTTCGCCATCGAAGCCCCGCTGCGCCTGGACACCGAGGACGTCCACGTCCAGGTCGTCGTGGACGAGCCGCGGATCGACGTCTACGCCCGTGGCCGCGACGAGAAGCAGTGGCGGAAGCACGCCGGGGGGAAGCTGCGCCCGCGCGGCCCGCTCCCGCCCGGCTGGAGCGGCGAGTGGCCACCGGCCGGGGCCGTGGAAGCCGACGTCGCCGACGCCTACCGCGTGCACGCCTACGGGCCCGCTTTCCAAGCGGTGCAACGGTTGTGGCTGTCCGGTGAGGAGTTCTTCGCCGAGGTCGAGCTGCCGCCGGACGTCGGGGGCCGGTTCGAGCTCCACCCGGTCCTGCTGGACGCGGCCGTGCACGCGACCGCGCTGGCCGAGGGCCCGGCGGCCGAGCAGCGGGTGCCGTTCCTCTTCAGCGGTGTCGCGGTCTACGCGCCCGGTGCGCGGCGGGCCAGGGTGCACGGTGTCCGCCTCGGCGCGGGCGAGGTGCGCGTCACTCTGTACGACGAAGCCGGGAACCCGGTAGCCGGGATCGAAACGCTGACGACCCGGCCGATGGCGGCGCCCGACACGATGCTCTACCGTCCACAGTGGATTCCGCTGACGCCGGTGGCAGCCTCGGAACCGGTCCGGACCGTCGAAATCGCGCCGGGTGATGTACGCGCGGCGGCCGGCCAGGCGCTCGCCGTTCTCCACGACTGGCAGGGCAGCAGCGAGCGGCTGCTCCTGGTCACCCGCAACGCGACGAGCCCCGATCCCGACCCGGCGGCCGCGGCGGCGTGGGGACTGGGCTGCGCGGCCGCGGCGGAACACCCGGGCCGGATCAGCATGGTCGACCTCGAGCCGGGGTTCCCGGTCACGCGGGTGGCGGACCTCGCCGGCGGCAGCGCGGAGCCCCAGATCGCCATCCGCGACGGAGTGCCGCACGTCCTGCGGATCACGCGGGTCGCTCCGGCGCCGGCGCGGCCGATCGACCCGGACGGGACGGTGCTGATCACCGGCGGGACGGGAGCGCTCGGCGCTCTGCTGGCCCGGCACCTCGTCACCGCGCACGGCGTCCGGCATCTCCTGCTGGTCAGCCGAAGCGGGCCGGCGGCGCCCGGCGCTGACGAACTATTGGCGTCCCTGCGGGAACTCGGGGCGGACGCCCGGATCGTCGCGGCCGACGTCGCGGACCGGGCCACCCTGGTGGGGCTGGTCGGCAGCTGCGATCCGCCGTTGACGGCCGTCGTGCACAGCGCGGCCGTGGTCGACGACGGCGTGCTGGCGGCCCAGACACCGGACCGCCTGGACTTCGTGCTGCGTCCCAAGGCGGACGCGGCGCTGGTCCTCGACGAGGTGACCCGGCACCTGCCGCTGACGGCCTTCATCCTGTTCTCTTCGATCGCCGGCGTGTTCGGCAAGGCCGGACAGGTCAACTACGCGGCCGCGAACCGCGTGCTGGACGCCGTGGCGTACCGCCGCCGCGCGGCCGGGCTGCCGGCGTTGTCGCTGGCGTGGGGGCTGTGGGAGCTCGGCACCGGGCTCGGCGACCGGATCTCGGCCACCGCCCGGCGGCGCATCCACGCATCCGGCGTCGAGGGGCTGACCGCCGAGCAGGGCCTGGCGTTGTTCGACGCGGCGCTCGGCTCGGCCGAACCGGTGCTGGTGCCGGTCCGGTTCGACCCGGCGGTGTCGATGGCCCCGCTGACCGGCGGTTCGACCGCGCGCTCGGCCCCGGCGCGGCAGAGCTGGCCGGAGAACCCGGCCGAGCCGGAGCTGCGCGAGCTGCTGCGCGCGGAGGTCGCCGCGGTCCTCGGCCACCCGGACCCCGCCGTGATCGCCGACGACCGCCCGTTCCCGGAGCTCGGGTTCGATTCGCTCACCGTGATCGAGCTGCGCACCCGGCTCACCGGGTTGTCGGGCGTCGACCTGCCCGCCACCGTCGTCTTCGACCGGCCCACCGTCGCGGAGCTGGCCCGGTACTTCCTGGAGCGCCGGGGCTTCACCAGGTGA
- a CDS encoding zinc-binding dehydrogenase: MSVPTTMRALQQTSLDGPQDMRLITDAPVPSPGRGEVLIRVAAAGVNFADLSKAHGTFRDGPKPPYRAGFEAAGEVVAVGEGVTGPPPGTLVIGIGDGAFAEYLVLPAAAAMPVPAGWSAGQALGLAVNWPTALAALKPLGRVTAGETVVVPAAAGATGQAALTLAKHYGATVVATAAPGKHETVRALGADHVLDSRDGDLAAEVRRLTGGAGADLVLESAGGATFPASLAAAKPVTGRVVVYGLAGGEASLTNWELVYRHQVHVIGFNIGTLIRSAPAIFGEVMGELAALVAAGVVTPARPATYDLADGPKALAELAARATVGKLALLP, translated from the coding sequence GTGAGCGTTCCCACCACCATGCGTGCCCTGCAGCAGACGTCGCTGGACGGACCGCAGGACATGCGCCTGATCACCGACGCGCCGGTGCCGAGCCCGGGCCGGGGTGAGGTCCTGATCCGGGTTGCCGCCGCCGGGGTCAACTTCGCCGACCTGTCGAAAGCCCATGGCACCTTCCGGGACGGCCCGAAACCGCCGTACCGGGCGGGTTTCGAGGCGGCCGGCGAGGTCGTGGCCGTGGGGGAGGGGGTGACCGGCCCGCCACCGGGGACGCTCGTGATCGGCATCGGCGACGGGGCCTTCGCGGAATACCTGGTCCTGCCGGCGGCGGCCGCGATGCCGGTGCCGGCGGGCTGGAGCGCCGGGCAGGCGCTGGGCCTGGCCGTGAACTGGCCCACCGCGCTCGCCGCGCTCAAGCCGCTCGGCCGGGTGACGGCCGGGGAGACGGTGGTCGTCCCCGCCGCGGCGGGCGCGACCGGCCAGGCCGCGCTGACCCTGGCCAAGCACTACGGCGCGACCGTCGTCGCCACCGCCGCACCGGGCAAGCACGAGACCGTGCGGGCGCTGGGAGCCGACCATGTCCTGGACTCCCGCGACGGCGACCTCGCCGCCGAGGTCCGGCGCCTGACCGGCGGGGCCGGCGCCGACCTGGTGCTGGAATCGGCCGGCGGTGCCACGTTCCCCGCGAGCCTGGCCGCGGCCAAGCCGGTCACCGGCCGGGTCGTCGTCTACGGCCTGGCGGGCGGCGAAGCTTCGCTCACCAACTGGGAACTGGTCTACCGGCATCAGGTCCACGTCATCGGCTTCAACATCGGCACCCTGATCCGGTCCGCACCCGCGATCTTCGGCGAGGTGATGGGCGAACTCGCCGCGCTCGTCGCCGCCGGCGTCGTCACCCCCGCGCGCCCGGCCACCTACGACCTGGCCGACGGCCCCAAGGCCCTCGCCGAACTGGCCGCCCGGGCGACCGTCGGCAAGCTGGCCCTGCTGCCGTGA
- a CDS encoding DM13 domain-containing protein, producing MNRTRLIGRPWVLSILVTGVVAVAAGLFWFQPWQLVVDETVQEDLPAAAPVPAPPSPSALPSAPPSAEATKPAKPAEPTELAGGTLISHEHRTTGTVRLLRAADGSLVLRLENLATSSGPDVHVWLTDAPVKPGKDGWDVFDDGKHLDAGKLKGNKGNQNYPLPAGTDLTAYTSVSIWCDRFDVSFGAAELAQHRG from the coding sequence ATGAACCGGACGCGGCTGATCGGCCGGCCCTGGGTCCTGAGCATCCTGGTGACGGGCGTGGTCGCCGTCGCGGCCGGGTTGTTCTGGTTCCAGCCGTGGCAGCTGGTGGTGGACGAGACGGTCCAGGAGGACCTGCCGGCCGCCGCGCCGGTGCCCGCTCCACCGTCGCCGTCCGCACTGCCCTCGGCGCCCCCTTCGGCCGAGGCCACCAAGCCCGCCAAACCCGCCGAGCCCACCGAACTCGCCGGCGGCACCCTGATCAGCCACGAGCACCGGACCACGGGCACCGTCCGGCTCCTGCGCGCGGCCGACGGGTCACTCGTGCTGCGGCTGGAGAACCTGGCCACCAGCAGCGGCCCCGACGTGCACGTCTGGCTCACCGACGCCCCGGTGAAACCGGGCAAGGACGGCTGGGACGTCTTCGACGACGGCAAGCACCTCGACGCGGGCAAGCTCAAAGGGAACAAGGGAAACCAGAACTACCCGCTGCCGGCCGGCACCGACCTGACCGCCTACACCAGCGTCAGTATCTGGTGCGACCGCTTCGACGTCTCCTTCGGCGCGGCGGAACTGGCCCAGCATCGGGGATGA
- a CDS encoding cytochrome P450, which translates to MDAQPVPYPFGDAVALQAHPRFAELRKSAAPVRVTMPYGGDAWLVTRYEQTRFVLSDPRFSRAAAAGADVPRGRPGFEPAGNLLAMDPPEHNRVRALVAKAFTGRRVELLRPRIQEIVDTLLDGIRPPADFASAVAWELPVLVIGELLGVPPGELPMVRECTETLVASGGTVTPADVTEARGKLAGALKTLIARRREEPADDLLTALAAARDEEDRLTDDELLMLGVALLAGGHESTANLTGSILVELLSDRERWTALVARPELVPSAVEELLRFVPLATVADFARIAREDLEIGGQAIRAGDAVLVQLDSANRDESVFPSAGEMDFGRKVNHHVAFGFGVHHCVGAPLARLELRVLLSTLVRRRPDLRLAISPEDIEWRRGGLLRGVSSLPVTW; encoded by the coding sequence ATGGACGCCCAGCCGGTTCCCTACCCCTTCGGGGACGCCGTGGCGCTGCAGGCCCATCCGCGGTTCGCCGAGCTGCGGAAGTCCGCGGCGCCGGTCCGCGTCACGATGCCCTACGGCGGCGATGCCTGGCTGGTGACGCGCTACGAACAGACGCGGTTCGTGCTGTCGGATCCGCGGTTCTCCCGCGCCGCCGCGGCCGGTGCCGATGTGCCGCGCGGGCGGCCCGGTTTCGAACCGGCGGGCAACCTGCTGGCCATGGACCCGCCGGAGCACAACCGCGTCCGCGCCCTCGTCGCCAAGGCGTTCACCGGCCGGCGGGTGGAGCTGCTCCGGCCCCGGATCCAGGAGATCGTCGACACGCTCCTCGACGGCATCAGGCCGCCCGCGGACTTCGCCTCGGCGGTCGCGTGGGAGCTGCCCGTCCTGGTGATCGGCGAGCTGCTCGGCGTTCCGCCGGGCGAACTGCCGATGGTGCGCGAGTGCACCGAAACGCTGGTCGCCTCGGGCGGGACCGTCACCCCGGCGGACGTCACGGAAGCCCGCGGAAAGCTGGCGGGCGCGCTGAAAACCCTGATCGCCCGACGCCGGGAAGAGCCCGCCGACGACCTGCTGACCGCCCTCGCCGCGGCCCGCGACGAGGAAGACCGCCTCACGGACGACGAGCTGCTCATGCTCGGCGTGGCCCTGCTGGCCGGTGGCCACGAGAGCACGGCGAACCTCACCGGCAGCATCCTGGTCGAGCTGCTGTCCGACCGCGAACGGTGGACGGCACTCGTCGCCCGTCCCGAGCTGGTCCCGTCGGCGGTGGAGGAGCTGCTGCGGTTCGTGCCGCTGGCAACGGTGGCGGATTTCGCCCGGATCGCCCGGGAGGACCTGGAGATCGGCGGCCAGGCCATCCGGGCCGGCGACGCGGTCCTGGTCCAGCTGGACTCGGCCAACCGCGACGAATCGGTGTTCCCCTCGGCCGGGGAGATGGACTTCGGCCGCAAGGTCAACCACCACGTCGCGTTCGGTTTCGGCGTGCACCACTGCGTCGGCGCGCCGCTGGCGAGGCTGGAGCTGCGGGTCCTGCTCTCGACGCTGGTCCGTCGCCGGCCGGACCTGCGCCTCGCGATCTCCCCGGAGGACATCGAGTGGCGCCGCGGTGGCTTGCTGCGCGGCGTCTCGAGCCTGCCCGTCACCTGGTGA